From a single Halarcobacter mediterraneus genomic region:
- a CDS encoding STAS domain-containing protein, with the protein MKSNYSINEDILVLTLNLEDTKLDNFGIELLQIIRKKALHFVVFDLALFDVITSENISYIEKLISMLKLNDIDVIVCNFNVYSASILFHFIDEVSFKTELNIQKAVNAIKNIKKK; encoded by the coding sequence ATGAAAAGTAACTACTCTATAAATGAAGATATTTTAGTTCTTACGCTAAATCTTGAAGATACAAAACTTGATAACTTTGGAATAGAGCTTTTACAAATTATAAGAAAAAAAGCTCTTCACTTTGTAGTCTTTGATTTAGCACTTTTTGATGTTATTACTAGTGAAAATATCTCTTATATTGAAAAGCTTATTAGTATGTTAAAACTAAATGACATAGATGTTATTGTTTGTAATTTCAATGTTTATAGTGCTTCAATTCTTTTTCACTTTATTGATGAAGTTTCATTTAAAACAGAATTAAATATTCAAAAGGCTGTTAATGCTATTAAAAATATCAAAAAAAAGTGA
- a CDS encoding ATP-binding protein — MLLKISKKSDIKTLLTNARLFLLDNNISNKSQLLEIKIIISELIYNIQKHTPKGYVKLEFTSNNILSIEATDQGEGIDDINLALQDGYSTKGTLGLGFASIFRLSDEVEVETSEKGTTIKIKKRI; from the coding sequence ATGCTATTAAAAATATCAAAAAAAAGTGATATAAAAACTTTGCTAACAAATGCCCGTTTATTTTTGTTAGATAATAATATTTCCAATAAAAGCCAGTTACTAGAAATAAAGATTATAATATCTGAACTTATATATAATATTCAAAAACATACTCCAAAAGGCTATGTAAAACTAGAATTTACCTCTAACAATATTTTATCAATAGAAGCTACAGACCAAGGAGAGGGTATTGATGATATTAATTTAGCCTTACAAGATGGATATAGCACAAAAGGGACTTTAGGTTTGGGCTTTGCTTCAATTTTTAGACTTAGTGATGAAGTTGAAGTTGAGACAAGTGAAAAAGGAACAACAATAAAAATAAAGAAAAGAATTTAA
- a CDS encoding menaquinone biosynthesis family protein: MKTISVAHSPDADDIFMYYAIKFGWVSPKDAVFENLAADIETLNQATLKGEYDICAISFALYPFVKDDYALLKTAVSFGEGYGPKLVKKKDKQLKRNFKVALSGEFTTNALLFKIAYPEARITYMNFLDIEQAVLDGTVDAGVLIHESILTFDKELEVEREMWDIWEELSGGGLPLPLGGMCLRRSIPLHSAIDYENTLIKAVEVANKNRKVLAPMLLEKGLIRVDANTLDNYLDLYANDNSVNLSELQYEALDKLYELGYKHGFYTSLIKAKDFLIPSEYEELRAN, from the coding sequence TTGAAAACTATTAGTGTTGCACACTCTCCTGATGCTGATGATATTTTTATGTACTATGCTATAAAATTTGGTTGGGTAAGTCCTAAAGATGCTGTTTTTGAAAATCTTGCAGCAGATATTGAAACCTTAAACCAAGCTACTTTAAAAGGTGAGTATGATATTTGTGCAATCTCTTTTGCTCTTTATCCTTTTGTTAAAGATGATTATGCACTTTTAAAAACTGCGGTATCTTTTGGGGAGGGTTATGGTCCAAAACTTGTAAAGAAAAAAGATAAACAATTAAAAAGAAATTTTAAAGTAGCTCTTAGTGGGGAGTTTACTACAAATGCACTTTTATTTAAAATAGCTTACCCAGAAGCTAGAATTACTTATATGAACTTCTTAGATATCGAACAAGCAGTATTAGATGGAACTGTTGATGCTGGTGTTTTAATCCATGAATCAATTTTGACTTTTGATAAAGAACTTGAAGTTGAACGGGAAATGTGGGATATTTGGGAAGAATTAAGTGGTGGAGGTTTACCTTTACCTCTTGGGGGAATGTGCTTAAGAAGGTCAATTCCTCTTCACAGTGCAATTGATTATGAAAATACTTTAATCAAAGCAGTTGAAGTAGCAAATAAAAACAGAAAAGTCTTAGCGCCTATGTTACTTGAGAAAGGTTTAATTAGAGTTGATGCTAATACTTTAGATAACTATTTAGACCTTTATGCAAATGATAATTCGGTTAATTTAAGTGAACTTCAATATGAAGCTTTAGATAAACTATATGAGTTAGGATATAAACATGGGTTTTATACAAGTTTAATCAAAGCAAAAGACTTTTTGATTCCCAGTGAATATGAGGAATTAAGAGCTAACTAA
- a CDS encoding STAS domain-containing protein: protein MKNKVEIEEELRKTRLIIDAQPNIVILTNGEKLLDANQAFLDFFKVESVEKFLEKTDCICDFFINDGSNKYLQKVYPDGTRWADLLIQEPDLLHKAMILNSDGEKTIFEVKGNKLIDQNNTYFNQDVIVFSDITTMENQAILIAEMETPILEINEQTTLIPLIGILDSVKSQNLMENILISIKERMTKVAIIDIEGIVIVDSAVAAHLIKITKATKLMGCTTILSGIAPEVAQTIVNLGINLDGIYTTSTLKDAIKLSSNF from the coding sequence ATGAAAAATAAAGTAGAAATAGAAGAAGAGTTAAGAAAAACTAGATTAATAATAGATGCCCAACCTAATATTGTAATTTTGACAAATGGAGAAAAGTTACTTGATGCAAACCAAGCTTTTTTAGACTTTTTCAAAGTTGAGTCTGTAGAAAAATTTTTAGAAAAAACCGACTGTATTTGTGACTTTTTTATTAATGATGGTTCAAATAAATACCTACAAAAGGTTTATCCTGATGGTACTAGATGGGCAGACTTATTAATTCAAGAGCCTGATTTATTACATAAAGCTATGATTTTAAACTCTGATGGTGAAAAAACAATTTTTGAGGTAAAAGGAAATAAACTTATAGACCAAAACAATACTTATTTCAATCAAGATGTAATTGTCTTTTCAGATATTACTACAATGGAAAATCAAGCTATTCTAATAGCAGAAATGGAAACTCCAATTTTAGAGATAAATGAACAAACAACACTTATTCCACTAATTGGTATTTTAGACTCTGTAAAATCTCAAAACCTTATGGAAAATATTTTAATTTCTATTAAAGAAAGAATGACAAAAGTAGCTATTATTGATATTGAAGGTATTGTTATAGTAGATAGTGCCGTTGCTGCTCACTTAATCAAAATAACAAAGGCTACAAAACTTATGGGATGTACAACTATTCTTTCAGGTATTGCGCCAGAAGTTGCTCAAACAATTGTAAACTTAGGTATTAATTTAGATGGTATTTATACTACATCTACATTAAAAGATGCTATCAAACTTTCATCAAATTTTTAA
- a CDS encoding UDP-N-acetylmuramate dehydrogenase, with amino-acid sequence MVEQKEEYQNYFKEIDFSKYSSIHIGPKAQVLVINEIADYEEYTILGRANNVLISNTHPKFAVLGEAFDYIEIKDNLLYVGCATKSGKLLSYAKKNNLANLEFLGKLPGSLGGLVKMNAGLKQWEIFNYIHSIKTKDGYMKKQDIEYSYRQTKIDTIVYEVVFNIEYGFSKEQAELFKQMRDNQPQMPSAGSCFKNPKDDFAGRLIEAVGLKGFKKGEMSFSEKHSNFLVNHGKGSFEDAIFLINLAKDKIKKNFNIEIEEEIIIYK; translated from the coding sequence ATGGTTGAGCAAAAAGAAGAGTATCAAAACTATTTTAAAGAGATTGATTTTTCAAAATATTCATCAATACATATTGGACCTAAAGCCCAAGTTTTAGTTATAAATGAGATTGCAGACTATGAAGAGTATACTATTTTAGGAAGAGCAAATAATGTACTTATTTCAAATACTCATCCTAAGTTTGCAGTTTTAGGGGAAGCTTTTGATTATATAGAAATAAAAGATAATCTTTTATATGTAGGATGTGCTACAAAATCTGGAAAATTACTTTCTTATGCAAAAAAAAATAACTTAGCAAACTTAGAATTTCTTGGAAAACTTCCAGGAAGCCTTGGTGGCTTGGTTAAAATGAATGCAGGTCTTAAACAGTGGGAAATTTTTAATTATATTCATTCAATTAAAACGAAAGATGGTTATATGAAAAAGCAGGATATTGAATACTCATATAGACAGACTAAAATTGATACAATAGTTTATGAAGTTGTATTCAATATAGAGTATGGTTTTTCAAAAGAACAAGCAGAACTTTTCAAACAAATGAGAGATAATCAACCTCAAATGCCAAGTGCAGGAAGTTGTTTTAAAAACCCTAAAGATGATTTTGCTGGAAGATTGATAGAAGCTGTAGGCTTAAAAGGTTTTAAAAAGGGTGAAATGAGCTTTAGTGAAAAACACTCTAACTTTTTGGTAAATCATGGGAAAGGTTCTTTTGAAGATGCTATATTCTTAATAAATCTTGCAAAAGATAAAATCAAAAAAAACTTCAATATTGAAATTGAAGAAGAAATTATAATCTACAAATAA